One genomic segment of Musa acuminata AAA Group cultivar baxijiao chromosome BXJ3-3, Cavendish_Baxijiao_AAA, whole genome shotgun sequence includes these proteins:
- the LOC135633577 gene encoding cell division cycle 20.1, cofactor of APC complex-like isoform X2, whose translation MDMDFAHYALTTPSRPGAMSSRSAYQKLLDQCVLKNRSRILAFKSAPAAPADEVPQFYDANLQQQRKIPDKPEKVLEVYGMLDNFSYNLLDWGSNNMLAIGVDDTVCLWDAANESASVLQRALDGNGPITSVSWCPDGKFLAFALGSSDLALVDGSTGRVLDGVSGDKQSKVLSLAWRSNSVLTAGKSDGSVIDYDFRKPDHAICDYKGHELGVCNLKWSGLSGRYLASGGQDKLVHIWDACMAVPNDCPRRHQWLHRLSGHTSTVKALDWCPTRSNLLASGGGRYDRRIKFWNTIDGACLNTVNTGSEVCSLLWDTNKSELLTSHGFPKNQLILWNYPSMKRAAELSAHSSRVLFIARSPVGGTVASAAADETVKFWNIFEASKCSVPFARFNVIR comes from the coding sequence ATGGACATGGACTTCGCGCACTATGCCCTAACGACGCCTTCGAGACCTGGTGCGATGTCATCGAGGTCAGCGTACCAAAAGCTTCTTGATCAGTGCGTGTTGAAGAACAGGTCACGTATCCTCGCTTTCAAAAGTGCACCCGCGGCGCCGGCCGACGAAGTGCCCCAATTTTACGACGCCAatctgcagcaacagaggaaaaTCCCCGACAAACCAGAGAAAGTTTTGGAGGTCTACGGCATGTTAGACAATTTTAGTTATAATCTCctcgactggggaagcaataatATGCTGGCGATTGGCGTCGACGACACGGTGTGCCTATGGGATGCCGCGAACGAGTCCGCCTCGGTGCTTCAACGAGCCCTAGATGGCAACGGACCCATCACTAGCGTCAGCTGGTGCCCAGACGGCAAATTTCTTGCTTTCGCATTAGGCAGTTCAGATCTGGCCCTGGTTGACGGATCAACAGGACGTGTCCTGGACGGGGTCTCAGGCGACAAGCAGTCCAAGGTGTTGTCACTTGCCTGGAGAAGTAATTCGGTCCTGACAGCCGGGAAATCCGATGGAAGTGTTATCGATTACGACTTCAGGAAGCCAGACCATGCCATCTGTGACTATAAAGGGCATGAACTTGGAGTTTGTAACCTGAAATGGTCGGGGTTGTCGGGCCGGTATCTCGCGAGCGGAGGGCAGGATAAACTGGTGCACATATGGGACGCTTGCATGGCGGTCCCAAATGACTGTCCACGCCGACATCAATGGCTTCACAGATTGAGCGGTCATACTTCCACTGTGAAGGCCCTTGACTGGTGCCCGACTCGGAGCAACCtgctggcttctggtggaggACGTTACGACCGTCGCATTAAGTTTTGGAACACTATTGATGGTGCTTGCTTGAACACGGTCAATACCGGCTCTGAAGTTTGTTCATTGTTATGGGACACAAATAAATCTGAATTGCTCACCTCCCATGGGTTTCCGAAGAATCAACTCATCCTGTGGAATTACCCATCGATGAAGAGGGCTGCTGAGCTTTCCGCTCATTCATCACGGGTCCTTTTCATTGCCAGGAGCCCAGTGGGAGGTACAGTAGCTTCTGCAGCAGCAGACGAGACAGTCAAGTTCTGGAACATCTTTGAGGCTTCCAAATGTTCAGTGCCCTTTGCCCGTTTTAATGTCATAAGATGA
- the LOC135633577 gene encoding cell division cycle 20.1, cofactor of APC complex-like isoform X1, with product MATSRPRRIEYDRFIPFRSAMDMDFAHYALTTPSRPGAMSSRSAYQKLLDQCVLKNRSRILAFKSAPAAPADEVPQFYDANLQQQRKIPDKPEKVLEVYGMLDNFSYNLLDWGSNNMLAIGVDDTVCLWDAANESASVLQRALDGNGPITSVSWCPDGKFLAFALGSSDLALVDGSTGRVLDGVSGDKQSKVLSLAWRSNSVLTAGKSDGSVIDYDFRKPDHAICDYKGHELGVCNLKWSGLSGRYLASGGQDKLVHIWDACMAVPNDCPRRHQWLHRLSGHTSTVKALDWCPTRSNLLASGGGRYDRRIKFWNTIDGACLNTVNTGSEVCSLLWDTNKSELLTSHGFPKNQLILWNYPSMKRAAELSAHSSRVLFIARSPVGGTVASAAADETVKFWNIFEASKCSVPFARFNVIR from the coding sequence ATGGCTACTTCTCGTCCTAGGCGCATAGAGTACGACCGCTTCATCCCGTTCCGATCGGCGATGGACATGGACTTCGCGCACTATGCCCTAACGACGCCTTCGAGACCTGGTGCGATGTCATCGAGGTCAGCGTACCAAAAGCTTCTTGATCAGTGCGTGTTGAAGAACAGGTCACGTATCCTCGCTTTCAAAAGTGCACCCGCGGCGCCGGCCGACGAAGTGCCCCAATTTTACGACGCCAatctgcagcaacagaggaaaaTCCCCGACAAACCAGAGAAAGTTTTGGAGGTCTACGGCATGTTAGACAATTTTAGTTATAATCTCctcgactggggaagcaataatATGCTGGCGATTGGCGTCGACGACACGGTGTGCCTATGGGATGCCGCGAACGAGTCCGCCTCGGTGCTTCAACGAGCCCTAGATGGCAACGGACCCATCACTAGCGTCAGCTGGTGCCCAGACGGCAAATTTCTTGCTTTCGCATTAGGCAGTTCAGATCTGGCCCTGGTTGACGGATCAACAGGACGTGTCCTGGACGGGGTCTCAGGCGACAAGCAGTCCAAGGTGTTGTCACTTGCCTGGAGAAGTAATTCGGTCCTGACAGCCGGGAAATCCGATGGAAGTGTTATCGATTACGACTTCAGGAAGCCAGACCATGCCATCTGTGACTATAAAGGGCATGAACTTGGAGTTTGTAACCTGAAATGGTCGGGGTTGTCGGGCCGGTATCTCGCGAGCGGAGGGCAGGATAAACTGGTGCACATATGGGACGCTTGCATGGCGGTCCCAAATGACTGTCCACGCCGACATCAATGGCTTCACAGATTGAGCGGTCATACTTCCACTGTGAAGGCCCTTGACTGGTGCCCGACTCGGAGCAACCtgctggcttctggtggaggACGTTACGACCGTCGCATTAAGTTTTGGAACACTATTGATGGTGCTTGCTTGAACACGGTCAATACCGGCTCTGAAGTTTGTTCATTGTTATGGGACACAAATAAATCTGAATTGCTCACCTCCCATGGGTTTCCGAAGAATCAACTCATCCTGTGGAATTACCCATCGATGAAGAGGGCTGCTGAGCTTTCCGCTCATTCATCACGGGTCCTTTTCATTGCCAGGAGCCCAGTGGGAGGTACAGTAGCTTCTGCAGCAGCAGACGAGACAGTCAAGTTCTGGAACATCTTTGAGGCTTCCAAATGTTCAGTGCCCTTTGCCCGTTTTAATGTCATAAGATGA